A window from Pseudomonas moraviensis encodes these proteins:
- a CDS encoding LysR family transcriptional regulator, with translation MRKPNLTDVSIFAAVVEAGGFRAAAQKRGLSASSLSDCMRRLEGDLGVRLLNRTTRSVTPTAAGERLLERLRPALQEIDAAFNDLDDDAQRPVGTLKLNVPVPVARFLLPDLLARFLRLYPGVSVEVVMDNTFVDVNAGGYDAGVRYEESLAKDMIAVPIGPRRQRFVAAAAPGYLAERGTPTHPEELPGHDLLGHRFESGKVGVFEFHRDGRIVRIPPQGPLLTSSHDLTVRSAINGLGIIYTFEDFLREPLSDGRLVRILEDWWQAFDGPFLYYHGRRHMPSPLRAFVDFLRGERQSAKNSGVVSAVS, from the coding sequence ATGCGTAAACCAAACCTTACCGATGTGTCGATATTTGCTGCGGTGGTCGAGGCGGGGGGATTTCGTGCTGCGGCGCAGAAGCGCGGTTTGTCCGCCTCGTCGCTGAGCGACTGCATGCGTCGGCTGGAAGGAGACTTGGGCGTGCGCCTGCTCAATCGAACCACCCGCAGCGTCACGCCGACGGCGGCCGGCGAGCGATTGCTCGAGCGCCTGCGCCCGGCCTTGCAAGAAATCGACGCCGCTTTCAACGATCTGGACGACGACGCTCAGCGCCCGGTCGGCACGCTAAAGCTCAATGTGCCAGTGCCGGTGGCACGCTTTCTGTTGCCCGACCTGCTGGCGCGTTTTCTGCGCCTTTATCCAGGGGTCAGTGTCGAAGTCGTCATGGACAACACCTTCGTCGACGTCAACGCTGGCGGGTATGACGCCGGCGTGCGCTATGAAGAGAGCCTGGCCAAGGACATGATCGCCGTGCCCATCGGCCCGCGTCGCCAACGCTTCGTTGCAGCCGCCGCCCCGGGCTATCTGGCTGAACGCGGTACGCCCACTCACCCCGAAGAACTGCCGGGCCATGACCTGCTTGGCCATCGGTTCGAGAGTGGCAAAGTCGGCGTATTCGAGTTTCATCGAGACGGCCGTATCGTGCGTATCCCGCCTCAAGGGCCACTGCTGACGTCGTCCCACGATTTGACAGTTCGCTCGGCCATCAACGGGCTGGGCATCATCTATACCTTCGAGGATTTTCTGCGCGAGCCGCTCTCCGATGGTCGACTGGTGCGGATCCTCGAGGACTGGTGGCAGGCCTTCGACGGTCCGTTTCTTTACTACCACGGACGCCGTCACATGCCTTCGCCGCTGAGGGCGTTTGTGGATTTTTTGCGGGGCGAACGGCAGTCGGCAAAGAACTCAGGCGTTGTCAGCGCCGTGTCGTAA
- a CDS encoding SDR family oxidoreductase, translating to MIHSPATPSNTATQRILKAARTLFAISALTGTLAAEATPRTEPKPDWSTQDMPSQKGRIVLVTGGTSGMGYEDALALVGAGAEVIIAARNAERGREAIANIKQAVPEARVQFETLDLANLQSVRDLANRLQGRLPRLDVLINNAAIMSPPVRGVSADGYEMQLATNYLGHFALTGLLMPLLRKSDDARVVSLSSIAAGRAVLNFDDLQAERAYDPFASYSQSKLAILKWSIELQQRSDAAGWGIRSIAAHPGVAVTELIARGPGLDSEFGKQWALERDRYHSAAQGALPTLYAATALEAVGGAYYGPTGDNEKRGPLGFARMPPAAADRSNSDTLWQLSERLTGVTYR from the coding sequence ATGATTCATTCACCCGCTACGCCGAGCAATACCGCGACCCAACGCATCCTCAAGGCCGCCCGAACGCTGTTCGCCATTTCCGCGCTGACCGGCACACTGGCTGCGGAGGCCACTCCCCGAACGGAGCCGAAGCCGGACTGGTCCACCCAGGACATGCCCAGCCAGAAAGGCCGCATCGTACTGGTCACCGGGGGGACCAGCGGCATGGGCTATGAGGACGCGCTGGCCTTGGTGGGAGCCGGTGCCGAGGTGATCATCGCCGCACGCAACGCCGAGCGCGGCCGCGAAGCGATCGCAAACATCAAGCAAGCCGTGCCCGAGGCGCGAGTGCAATTCGAAACCCTGGATCTTGCCAATCTGCAATCGGTGCGCGATCTCGCCAACCGTTTGCAAGGGCGCCTGCCAAGGCTCGACGTGCTGATCAACAACGCCGCGATCATGTCGCCGCCGGTTCGAGGCGTTTCGGCCGACGGCTACGAGATGCAGCTGGCGACCAATTACCTGGGGCATTTCGCCCTGACCGGCCTGCTGATGCCCCTGCTACGCAAAAGCGACGATGCTCGGGTGGTCAGCCTGTCGAGCATCGCCGCAGGGCGCGCAGTCCTGAACTTCGATGACCTGCAGGCTGAGCGCGCTTACGACCCTTTCGCCAGCTACAGCCAATCGAAACTGGCGATACTCAAGTGGAGTATCGAGCTGCAGCAACGCAGCGACGCCGCCGGTTGGGGAATACGCAGCATCGCCGCGCACCCCGGTGTTGCCGTGACCGAGCTGATCGCTCGCGGGCCTGGCCTGGACAGCGAATTCGGCAAACAATGGGCTTTAGAGCGGGACAGGTATCATTCCGCAGCGCAGGGCGCGCTGCCGACGTTGTATGCGGCGACGGCGCTGGAGGCCGTCGGCGGCGCCTACTATGGGCCCACCGGAGACAACGAGAAGCGCGGGCCGCTGGGCTTTGCCAGGATGCCACCGGCCGCTGCCGATCGCTCGAATTCGGACACACTGTGGCAACTCTCCGAGCGACTGACCGGCGTCACTTACCGCTGA